The Zhongshania aliphaticivorans genome window below encodes:
- a CDS encoding AraC family transcriptional regulator — protein sequence MKPKYHSAKTILSPLSRLREEGISVGQALTGTGLSLSILNKPEQHVSLSQELMFLRNLRKATANPAIGLKVGSCYPLSLFGIYGYALMSAATVSDALKLAYEYVELSFAFLEHSLSFRGSNVVMSMSSDDYSADDISMLNEREMTATLMILRGLIGEDFSLHSVSMRHSQQAPLMEYKKYFDCPIHFDAEENTLVFSAELINTPVLQCDSETANLCIDRCERLKARLTEEYNIVDEVREQILLRPGYFPNIEELAQKLNMSGRTLRRKLSSHGSGYQKILDSLRLELSREYLYSTKISVEQVSILLGYSDPAHFSHAFRRWAGVSPSDFRAAFMLQSR from the coding sequence ACCATTCTTTCTCCGCTAAGTCGCCTTCGGGAAGAGGGTATCTCTGTTGGGCAGGCATTGACCGGTACGGGGCTTTCTCTTTCTATTCTCAATAAGCCAGAGCAACATGTTAGTTTGAGCCAAGAGCTCATGTTTCTACGCAACTTGCGCAAGGCAACAGCTAACCCTGCCATTGGATTAAAAGTGGGGTCTTGTTATCCACTAAGTTTGTTTGGCATCTATGGTTACGCTTTGATGAGCGCTGCCACTGTTAGTGATGCTTTGAAATTGGCTTACGAATACGTTGAGTTAAGTTTTGCATTTTTAGAACACAGCTTATCGTTTCGTGGCAGCAATGTCGTAATGAGTATGAGCTCAGACGATTACAGTGCGGATGATATTTCGATGCTTAATGAGCGAGAGATGACGGCGACGCTCATGATTTTACGCGGTTTGATTGGAGAGGACTTTAGCCTACATTCGGTGAGTATGCGTCATTCCCAGCAAGCACCATTAATGGAATATAAAAAATATTTTGATTGCCCTATTCATTTTGATGCAGAGGAAAATACGCTTGTTTTCTCTGCTGAATTAATTAATACACCGGTATTGCAGTGCGATAGTGAGACAGCGAATTTATGTATCGACCGTTGCGAGCGATTAAAGGCACGATTAACAGAAGAGTATAATATTGTTGACGAAGTGCGTGAGCAGATTTTATTGCGGCCTGGTTACTTTCCTAATATTGAAGAGCTGGCGCAAAAATTAAATATGTCGGGAAGAACGTTGAGGCGAAAACTAAGCAGTCATGGCTCAGGTTACCAGAAGATATTAGATAGCTTACGGTTAGAGTTATCTCGTGAATACTTGTACTCAACTAAGATAAGCGTGGAGCAGGTGTCGATCTTGCTTGGTTACAGTGATCCCGCACATTTTTCTCATGCTTTTCGCCGTTGGGCGGGAGTGTCGCCATCAGATTTTCGGGCAGCATTTATGTTGCAATCACGATGA
- a CDS encoding AraC family transcriptional regulator has protein sequence MELRSSLSTPPARHLSYGLNPLISLLKEHQLDPTQMLDVAGIPLQALDDPTYELTPHQELSFTTEVIRGINIPEIGLIVGRRYHLSAYGLLGLAIMTSENLLAGMAVLYKNILMTWTYMFWNTTVRGDRAYVSLEKLRDLGGSYQYMVDRGLVASHTIFKEALGQELPVIEVHLKQDKPTYADLYTEYFKCPVYFNSSENYYAFDSSLLYQPLAQSEPETARIYGNQCEKICLQLAKNSTFSDIVRNHILSSPRDIFTLDTIADRLNMTARTVQRKLSAEGRSYKDILEDVRCNLAIEYLQSTSFTIEEIAVRLGYSDSSSFCHAYKRWTGINPSELRHRDCNINAARKSDGDTPAQRRKA, from the coding sequence ATGGAGCTAAGGTCGTCACTCAGCACGCCACCAGCAAGACACCTAAGTTACGGACTGAATCCGTTGATTTCCCTTTTAAAGGAACATCAACTCGACCCAACACAAATGCTTGATGTAGCAGGCATTCCTTTACAAGCACTGGACGACCCAACTTACGAGCTAACCCCGCACCAAGAACTCAGCTTTACTACCGAAGTTATTCGCGGCATCAATATTCCAGAGATAGGGTTGATTGTGGGCCGTCGTTATCACCTTTCGGCCTATGGCTTACTTGGCCTAGCCATTATGACAAGCGAAAATTTATTGGCAGGTATGGCAGTTTTGTACAAAAACATATTAATGACATGGACGTATATGTTTTGGAATACAACGGTTAGAGGGGACCGAGCTTATGTTAGCCTTGAAAAGCTAAGAGACCTTGGCGGTAGCTACCAATATATGGTGGATCGCGGCCTAGTTGCATCTCACACCATATTCAAGGAAGCCCTTGGCCAAGAATTACCAGTGATTGAAGTTCATTTAAAGCAAGACAAACCTACTTATGCCGACCTCTATACTGAATATTTTAAATGCCCAGTGTATTTTAATTCTTCTGAAAATTATTATGCTTTTGATAGCAGCTTGCTATATCAACCACTAGCGCAATCAGAACCCGAAACCGCGAGAATATACGGCAATCAATGCGAAAAAATTTGTTTGCAACTAGCCAAGAACAGCACTTTCTCAGATATCGTTCGCAATCATATCTTGTCATCTCCCAGAGACATTTTCACACTTGATACCATTGCTGATCGCCTAAATATGACAGCACGAACAGTGCAGCGAAAACTTAGTGCAGAGGGAAGAAGTTACAAAGATATATTGGAAGACGTACGCTGTAATCTAGCCATTGAATATTTACAAAGCACCTCATTCACGATAGAAGAAATTGCCGTTAGATTAGGCTACTCGGATTCATCTAGCTTTTGCCACGCCTACAAGCGCTGGACGGGAATTAACCCTAGCGAGCTGCGTCATCGTGATTGCAACATAAATGCTGCCCGAAAATCTGATGGCGACACTCCCGCCCAACGGCGAAAAGCATGA
- a CDS encoding acyl-CoA dehydrogenase family protein — protein sequence MATQSAQEINVQSPVDYRNLDAPIYSWDAIPKCQLGMTGSEATLPEHIAEFQKILRDFAINVARPIGIKLDRMTPEEVIAKDSHYWEFRKKYLELGVTVEALGEMEPQEAALLFSILFEELGYGDAGLAISVGAGILPQWLCAKFGRKDLLEEFPDEVLGCWGITEPDHGSDMLDPSRSVVYPGSSYGRPNLVADLTGDDIILHGQKSAWVSNGVIADVCIIYCAADSGDGPSASDGCALVFPMNLPGISRGKPLDKLGQRALNQGEIFFDNVRIPRKYLLAGPEDYQRAVYCIHAEANALMGATFTGLSQAALDLAIDYAHERVAGGVPIIQHQSVRSRLFHMYRKVEVSRSITRRGLNFNNDPQQGTPSLCTAMFSKTTGTQNAFEVTSDALQIFGGNGLTKEYPLEKMLRDARASLIEDGCNEVLALKGGSYLIDNDKLS from the coding sequence ATGGCTACTCAATCTGCCCAAGAGATCAATGTCCAATCCCCAGTGGATTATCGTAATTTGGATGCGCCTATTTACTCCTGGGATGCGATACCAAAGTGTCAGCTAGGAATGACCGGTTCAGAAGCAACGCTGCCCGAGCATATCGCTGAATTCCAGAAAATACTCAGAGATTTTGCCATTAATGTAGCCCGTCCTATTGGGATAAAGTTAGACAGAATGACGCCAGAAGAGGTGATCGCAAAAGATTCACATTACTGGGAGTTTCGTAAAAAATATTTAGAGCTCGGCGTGACTGTAGAGGCGCTTGGTGAGATGGAGCCGCAGGAAGCTGCATTATTATTCTCTATTCTCTTTGAGGAGCTGGGCTATGGTGATGCTGGATTAGCTATTTCAGTTGGGGCTGGAATATTGCCGCAGTGGTTGTGCGCTAAGTTTGGTCGCAAAGATTTACTAGAAGAGTTTCCCGATGAAGTTCTCGGATGCTGGGGCATTACCGAGCCAGATCATGGCTCGGATATGCTCGACCCAAGCCGAAGTGTGGTTTATCCGGGGAGCTCCTATGGTAGGCCTAATCTGGTGGCAGACTTAACTGGAGACGATATTATTTTACACGGTCAGAAGTCTGCGTGGGTGTCTAACGGTGTGATTGCCGATGTCTGTATTATTTATTGTGCGGCAGACTCGGGTGATGGTCCATCGGCAAGCGATGGCTGTGCTTTAGTGTTTCCAATGAATTTACCCGGTATTAGCCGTGGTAAGCCACTAGATAAATTAGGGCAGCGCGCCTTAAATCAAGGTGAAATATTTTTTGATAATGTGCGTATCCCTAGAAAGTATTTGCTTGCGGGCCCCGAGGATTATCAGCGCGCAGTATATTGTATTCACGCTGAAGCTAACGCCTTAATGGGCGCGACCTTTACTGGTCTATCTCAGGCAGCTCTGGACCTTGCCATAGATTATGCGCATGAGCGGGTTGCTGGTGGTGTACCGATTATTCAACATCAATCAGTTCGTAGTCGATTATTTCATATGTATCGCAAGGTCGAAGTGTCTCGTTCGATCACCCGTCGAGGGTTGAACTTTAATAATGATCCCCAGCAAGGTACGCCTTCCCTGTGTACGGCGATGTTTTCGAAAACAACAGGAACGCAGAATGCATTTGAAGTAACTAGCGATGCATTACAAATTTTTGGTGGCAATGGGCTTACCAAAGAATATCCCCTAGAAAAAATGCTGCGAGATGCGCGTGCGTCGTTAATCGAAGATGGCTGTAACGAAGTTCTAGCATTGAAAGGCGGAAGCTACCTTATAGACAACGATAAGCTTTCTTAA
- a CDS encoding thiolase family protein: MKQTAYVAGVGMTPFGNAMDKTLNELAASSILDAIKDAGITKEDLNAAYMGNAAGGVITGQVCVPGQVALRSMGISKIPVVNIENACATSATAFQQACTMVTLGVYDVVLVCGYEKLYHEDKNKTFSVFTGAIDVTQTEAIAARLKARNDLIGESLDMSGAGSSRSIFIDIYATWAREHMHLYGTTREQLAAVSAKNSVHGSLNPKSQFQNVVSVEEVLSAREIVSPLTLPMCAPIGDGAASVIVVSERMAKKLGKKRCIRVNASNLHSGWDAEEGETPMVTTAVTELYEQAGLGAEDLNCVELHDASAISEIKYYEYLGLCETGAGGDYVLSGASSLGGKVPVNTSGGLMRKGHPIGATGAAQIVELVMQLRGEAGKRQVSGARVALAENGGGYIGTDAAALVLSILSKEE, encoded by the coding sequence GTGAAGCAGACAGCTTATGTTGCTGGCGTCGGTATGACGCCTTTTGGCAACGCTATGGATAAGACACTAAATGAGCTAGCCGCTAGCTCAATTCTTGATGCGATAAAGGATGCCGGCATTACGAAAGAGGATTTAAATGCGGCGTATATGGGGAATGCGGCTGGAGGAGTAATTACTGGTCAGGTTTGCGTGCCAGGACAGGTTGCTTTGCGCAGCATGGGGATTAGCAAGATACCTGTCGTGAATATAGAAAATGCTTGTGCCACTTCGGCTACCGCGTTTCAGCAAGCGTGCACAATGGTGACCTTAGGTGTTTACGATGTGGTGCTGGTGTGCGGTTACGAAAAGCTTTATCACGAAGATAAAAATAAAACTTTTTCGGTATTTACTGGTGCAATTGATGTTACTCAGACAGAGGCGATAGCTGCGCGATTAAAAGCACGAAATGATCTCATTGGTGAATCATTGGATATGAGTGGAGCGGGTTCTAGTCGCTCAATATTCATAGATATTTACGCCACGTGGGCGCGTGAACATATGCATTTGTACGGCACAACACGTGAGCAGTTAGCGGCGGTATCTGCTAAAAATTCAGTACACGGTAGTCTTAATCCAAAATCTCAATTTCAGAATGTCGTTAGCGTGGAAGAGGTGCTTAGTGCGCGCGAAATTGTCTCACCGCTAACCCTACCTATGTGCGCCCCTATTGGTGATGGTGCGGCATCGGTCATTGTTGTTAGTGAGCGTATGGCTAAAAAGTTGGGGAAAAAGCGTTGCATAAGAGTTAATGCCTCGAATTTGCACAGCGGGTGGGATGCAGAAGAAGGTGAAACACCTATGGTGACAACTGCCGTCACCGAGCTCTACGAGCAAGCTGGACTAGGCGCAGAAGACCTCAATTGTGTTGAGTTACATGATGCGTCGGCCATATCAGAAATTAAATATTATGAATACTTAGGCTTATGCGAAACCGGCGCAGGTGGCGATTATGTGCTCAGCGGCGCCTCATCCTTGGGTGGCAAGGTGCCGGTAAATACCTCGGGTGGTTTGATGCGTAAAGGTCATCCCATTGGCGCAACGGGTGCGGCACAAATTGTAGAACTAGTGATGCAGCTACGCGGAGAGGCAGGCAAACGTCAGGTTAGTGGGGCTAGGGTTGCTTTGGCTGAAAATGGCGGTGGGTATATTGGTACGGATGCCGCGGCGTTGGTATTAAGCATATTGTCAAAAGAAGAATAA
- a CDS encoding AMP-binding protein — MKDLRILANLIEDKKNTNPDLDVLTFVNVLPCGDLEHEIRTYKSLWEQGQRVFAGLRNEGMSPGDSFAMVMQNHPEFVDCMVGSSLAGTVFVPIDPRTSGDRLEYMLSWADCKGVICADYCLNSVLAACKNLPQIRWVWVLQTGELIKLPTSNAKLKKWSSIANATVVEASGLVQSPNETMQMLYTSGTTGDPKAIRAPYTRYDAVSSIGPMIGLNQDDRPYTGLSFTHANAQLISLGNILKMGLRGVISRRFTKSRLWDICRAYGCTTFNLLGGMTTAIYSEPVRANDANNPVRFILSAGMPSAIWHDFSERFKVELFEFYGAAEGGMMFNPPGVGPVGSIGKPPASLKARIIDEQGNACPPGVHGEIVFEAVEGEPLAVEYYKNPEASLKKTQDGVLYMGDIGHQDEDGWYYFDSRKGDEIRRNGEFVDVARIEKIIAEFNDVEDVFVYGIPAQNGAPGEKDVIAAVVPVEARLFDPDVLVNHCRQVLGRNDLPSYIQVMSEIPKTASEKPQSRFCYEYFLEQKNHVYDVAS; from the coding sequence ATGAAAGATCTGAGAATACTAGCCAATTTAATTGAAGATAAAAAAAATACCAATCCCGATCTTGATGTACTTACTTTTGTAAATGTTCTTCCCTGTGGTGATTTGGAGCATGAAATTAGGACATACAAAAGTTTGTGGGAGCAGGGGCAGAGGGTGTTTGCTGGTTTAAGAAATGAGGGGATGTCGCCGGGTGATAGCTTTGCGATGGTGATGCAAAATCACCCTGAATTTGTAGATTGTATGGTCGGTAGCTCTTTAGCTGGGACGGTGTTTGTGCCGATTGATCCTCGTACAAGCGGTGATCGTCTTGAATATATGCTTAGTTGGGCAGATTGTAAGGGTGTTATCTGCGCTGATTATTGCCTTAATAGCGTGTTGGCTGCGTGTAAAAATCTACCGCAAATTCGTTGGGTTTGGGTATTGCAGACTGGCGAATTAATTAAGTTGCCGACAAGTAATGCGAAATTAAAAAAATGGTCTTCTATCGCCAACGCTACAGTAGTCGAAGCGTCTGGATTGGTGCAAAGCCCAAATGAAACAATGCAAATGCTTTATACCTCAGGGACGACTGGTGACCCTAAAGCAATACGAGCGCCATACACTCGATATGATGCAGTTTCTTCAATTGGACCAATGATCGGCTTGAATCAAGATGATCGTCCATATACTGGTCTTTCATTTACCCATGCAAATGCCCAGCTTATTAGCCTTGGTAATATCCTTAAAATGGGTTTGCGAGGAGTAATTAGCCGCAGGTTCACAAAATCTCGATTATGGGATATTTGTAGGGCATATGGATGCACCACGTTTAATTTATTGGGCGGTATGACTACGGCAATTTACAGCGAGCCGGTGCGAGCTAATGATGCAAATAATCCGGTTCGATTTATCTTAAGTGCGGGTATGCCATCGGCAATCTGGCATGATTTTAGTGAGCGCTTTAAGGTTGAGTTGTTTGAATTTTATGGCGCCGCGGAAGGCGGCATGATGTTTAATCCACCTGGGGTTGGCCCTGTAGGTAGTATTGGTAAACCTCCGGCGAGCTTGAAGGCGCGGATTATCGATGAGCAAGGCAATGCCTGTCCCCCGGGTGTGCATGGGGAAATCGTTTTCGAAGCCGTAGAGGGCGAGCCGCTGGCAGTTGAGTATTATAAGAATCCAGAAGCATCCCTTAAGAAAACTCAAGATGGCGTACTTTATATGGGGGATATAGGTCATCAGGATGAAGATGGCTGGTATTACTTTGATAGTCGCAAGGGTGATGAGATTCGCCGAAATGGTGAGTTTGTTGATGTTGCCAGAATAGAAAAAATTATTGCTGAATTTAATGATGTTGAGGACGTATTTGTATACGGAATTCCAGCACAAAATGGTGCGCCGGGGGAGAAAGACGTTATTGCTGCAGTGGTTCCCGTTGAGGCAAGATTGTTTGACCCAGATGTACTGGTAAATCATTGCAGGCAGGTTTTAGGAAGAAATGATCTACCAAGTTACATTCAGGTCATGTCTGAGATACCTAAAACAGCGTCTGAAAAACCACAATCTAGATTTTGTTATGAGTATTTTCTAGAGCAAAAAAATCATGTTTATGACGTTGCCTCATAA
- a CDS encoding efflux RND transporter permease subunit, whose protein sequence is MNTIRNRIAMAVLENRKTAWLLFTVITLFFAMGLKNVELKTIFSDLLPKDDPFIKVFKDHPNFGNPLTFTLMVKTKNGDIYNPETLDKVWQLTRDIDLSPGVDHDQILSIASAKARYAEATPFGIDAQPLMGDSVPVSEQEIARFKENVRKSPNAQQFLISGDETATLISATFIEQRLDYGEAFKFVKSLADNARDANHDVYMAGQPALTGWVYEYQHQMIGIFGITLAALIIALVLYTQNIAGVVTPVFASIVAAIWGFGFAGWMKLPIEPLLMIVPLLLIARSFSHCVQFTERFYEVFAQVGDKVRAAGITTGLMLAPSILGIITDAAGIFLISIAPIPAMERFSLFCGFWAMMLAPTGVFLAPLLLSVLPAPKNLDKIISEESGGVHGRVKSVLAWIATFSQGKRARYTTIVVVLVAGFSFYHSIRIQIGNPVEGSNLLWEDSEYNVSVAEINQHFPGVNTLEVILEAKDSSNPNRVARQAETVTTMLQLQALMEAGEDAPRATLSFGDFLMDANRLISGGHPKWLPLDNTDSAVNAATSAVLMGTSPKAYSHVVDFELQNSTVSFWYPDNKQNTVDHALASAEAAIAKVGIDHSDFTVRLGSGTIAIQQAINHVVERYHWLIMGLLNVVILLVSSYAYRSLVAGMVLLIPVNLSNMILTTSMSFMGIGLDINSLMVAAIGVGVGIDYGIYLLSRMCEEYQEREDYGASITAALTTTGKAIMFTASIMLIGILPWYFLSGLKFLADMGLLLVLVMLINMVIALVVLPLLVWLIKPKFVSSKDIMVLGEGVDIAKLMAEDEEKKKTVTNLRAETV, encoded by the coding sequence ATGAATACAATAAGAAACAGAATAGCCATGGCTGTTCTGGAAAATAGAAAAACTGCATGGTTATTGTTTACTGTCATCACATTATTCTTTGCGATGGGTTTGAAAAATGTGGAACTGAAAACCATATTCTCGGATCTTCTTCCTAAGGATGATCCGTTTATAAAAGTCTTTAAAGATCACCCTAACTTCGGTAACCCATTAACATTTACATTAATGGTTAAAACAAAAAATGGTGATATTTATAACCCTGAGACTCTAGATAAAGTTTGGCAGTTAACGCGTGATATCGATCTGTCGCCTGGTGTAGATCACGACCAGATCCTATCTATTGCATCCGCAAAGGCGCGTTATGCGGAGGCGACGCCGTTTGGTATTGATGCCCAGCCATTAATGGGCGACTCAGTGCCAGTAAGTGAGCAGGAAATCGCTAGATTTAAAGAGAATGTACGTAAATCACCTAATGCTCAGCAATTTTTAATTTCCGGCGATGAAACCGCAACTCTAATCTCTGCGACGTTTATTGAGCAGCGTCTTGATTACGGCGAGGCATTTAAATTTGTAAAATCCCTTGCCGATAATGCACGTGATGCTAACCATGATGTGTATATGGCTGGGCAGCCTGCTTTGACAGGTTGGGTTTATGAATACCAGCATCAGATGATTGGTATTTTTGGTATAACGTTAGCCGCGCTGATTATCGCGCTAGTTTTGTATACACAAAACATTGCAGGTGTCGTTACGCCTGTATTCGCGAGTATTGTTGCCGCGATATGGGGTTTTGGTTTTGCGGGTTGGATGAAGCTTCCGATAGAGCCACTGTTAATGATTGTGCCTTTATTGCTGATAGCAAGATCATTTAGCCACTGCGTGCAATTTACAGAGCGTTTCTATGAGGTATTTGCGCAGGTTGGTGATAAAGTTCGTGCGGCGGGAATTACCACTGGCTTAATGCTGGCGCCGTCTATACTCGGCATCATTACCGACGCGGCAGGTATTTTTCTTATTTCGATTGCGCCTATTCCGGCTATGGAAAGGTTCTCACTGTTCTGTGGCTTTTGGGCAATGATGCTGGCGCCGACAGGTGTGTTTCTTGCGCCGCTGTTATTGTCAGTTTTACCGGCACCCAAAAACCTCGATAAAATTATTTCTGAAGAGTCGGGTGGTGTTCACGGCAGAGTTAAATCTGTTTTAGCTTGGATAGCGACTTTTTCTCAAGGTAAGCGTGCTAGATACACCACAATAGTCGTTGTTCTTGTAGCTGGTTTTTCATTTTATCACTCCATACGTATTCAAATTGGCAACCCCGTTGAAGGCAGTAATTTGCTGTGGGAAGACTCAGAATACAATGTGTCTGTTGCAGAAATAAATCAGCATTTTCCTGGTGTAAATACCCTTGAAGTTATCTTGGAGGCAAAGGATTCATCTAATCCAAACCGGGTGGCGCGGCAAGCTGAAACAGTAACCACAATGCTGCAACTACAGGCATTGATGGAGGCCGGCGAGGATGCGCCAAGAGCAACACTATCTTTTGGCGATTTTTTAATGGACGCAAATCGCTTGATATCTGGTGGTCATCCCAAGTGGTTACCTTTGGATAATACTGATTCTGCAGTAAATGCAGCAACCTCTGCTGTACTTATGGGTACTAGCCCCAAAGCATATTCCCATGTTGTTGATTTTGAGTTGCAGAATTCTACGGTCTCTTTTTGGTATCCCGATAATAAGCAAAATACTGTTGATCACGCCCTTGCTTCTGCTGAGGCTGCAATCGCTAAGGTTGGTATAGATCATTCTGATTTCACCGTGCGCTTGGGTAGTGGCACGATTGCGATACAGCAGGCAATCAACCATGTGGTAGAGCGTTATCACTGGTTAATTATGGGGCTGTTGAATGTGGTGATTCTACTTGTTTCTAGCTATGCCTACCGGTCACTGGTGGCGGGCATGGTGCTGCTTATTCCTGTCAACCTTTCCAATATGATTTTGACTACATCTATGTCATTCATGGGTATTGGGCTTGATATTAATTCTTTAATGGTAGCGGCGATTGGTGTCGGTGTTGGTATTGATTACGGAATCTACTTGTTAAGCCGCATGTGCGAAGAATATCAGGAACGTGAAGATTACGGTGCCTCCATAACGGCTGCGCTTACAACAACAGGGAAGGCCATTATGTTTACCGCGAGCATTATGCTGATCGGTATTCTTCCTTGGTACTTCTTGTCTGGACTTAAATTCTTAGCAGATATGGGGCTGTTACTCGTACTGGTGATGCTTATCAATATGGTTATTGCCTTGGTCGTATTGCCATTGCTGGTCTGGCTTATCAAGCCAAAATTTGTGTCCAGTAAAGACATTATGGTGCTGGGTGAAGGTGTCGATATCGCCAAGCTGATGGCAGAAGATGAAGAAAAAAAGAAAACAGTCACTAATTTAAGAGCCGAAACGGTGTAA
- a CDS encoding DUF1329 domain-containing protein, translating into MMHIKKYDTNFSRRRFMENTIKGIGAGGVLAPLWPLIANAEDTSKAYPDELLSIEMYTKGKVKPGDVITADNVEHVKDLLDPIAYKHVKEMGRRIHIVEPVKDVSRIFPTEYLEATLKNQGKAVIGKDGNVYTKSGEPWIGGTPFPEPKNGVEAQYNLTLSWGRHDYSQYAVRDWDIDSSGGLSYQYDFVWTELNTTARTDGTVWKGKKDLLRYQSVFFTAPNDSAGTSFLNIWDYDQRKFPELHGYIPAFRRVRQFPTNQRFEPLVPGITLFLSDAWAAGDPLQTWGNYKIIGRQPMLGAIGSRNFHGGYHDNWEKPVHGGPKDQTFFDTYMELVPECIVLEGEPTGYARAPVGKKRVWIDVRNQMYVAYVIYDRRGEIWKSFEPHYAMQDNDKMTRNDGAHPAWSWSSVHSHDIQSNRMSRFVQAKSVTGGYQSNYDPGDVDVFNKYLTVQAMQRLGG; encoded by the coding sequence ATGATGCACATTAAAAAATATGATACCAACTTTAGTCGTCGTCGTTTTATGGAAAACACGATTAAAGGCATAGGGGCTGGTGGTGTTTTGGCACCATTGTGGCCACTGATTGCTAATGCAGAAGATACTAGCAAGGCTTATCCAGATGAGCTGTTATCCATCGAAATGTATACCAAAGGTAAAGTGAAGCCCGGTGACGTGATAACGGCTGATAATGTTGAACACGTTAAAGACTTGCTTGACCCCATTGCATATAAGCATGTCAAAGAAATGGGGCGTCGTATTCATATTGTTGAACCTGTGAAAGATGTGTCGCGCATTTTCCCGACAGAATATTTAGAGGCAACACTTAAAAACCAAGGTAAAGCGGTTATTGGTAAAGACGGTAATGTGTATACCAAAAGTGGGGAGCCTTGGATTGGTGGTACGCCTTTCCCTGAGCCAAAGAATGGCGTTGAAGCACAATACAATTTAACCCTGAGTTGGGGACGTCATGATTATTCCCAATATGCTGTGCGAGATTGGGATATCGATTCTTCTGGGGGTTTGTCTTATCAATACGATTTTGTGTGGACGGAATTGAATACTACGGCACGTACTGATGGCACTGTATGGAAAGGTAAAAAAGACTTACTGCGGTATCAATCAGTTTTCTTTACTGCTCCAAACGACAGTGCAGGTACGTCGTTCCTAAATATCTGGGATTACGATCAACGTAAATTTCCCGAGCTGCACGGTTATATTCCCGCTTTCCGTCGCGTCCGTCAGTTCCCTACTAACCAACGCTTTGAGCCGCTGGTTCCCGGTATTACTCTATTTTTATCAGACGCTTGGGCAGCTGGTGACCCACTGCAAACGTGGGGAAATTATAAAATTATTGGCCGTCAACCGATGTTGGGTGCGATAGGTTCTCGAAACTTTCATGGTGGCTACCATGATAATTGGGAGAAACCTGTTCATGGCGGCCCAAAAGATCAAACATTCTTTGATACTTATATGGAGCTTGTGCCTGAATGTATTGTTCTTGAAGGCGAGCCTACTGGCTATGCGCGAGCACCGGTTGGTAAAAAACGGGTATGGATTGATGTTCGCAATCAAATGTATGTTGCTTACGTTATTTATGATCGTCGCGGCGAAATTTGGAAGTCGTTTGAGCCGCATTACGCCATGCAGGACAACGATAAAATGACACGTAATGACGGCGCGCATCCTGCGTGGTCGTGGTCCAGTGTGCATAGCCATGATATTCAATCTAATCGCATGAGCCGATTTGTTCAGGCTAAGTCTGTCACCGGTGGTTATCAAAGTAATTACGATCCGGGCGATGTTGATGTCTTTAATAAATACCTTACTGTTCAAGCCATGCAGCGCCTTGGGGGTTGA